From Trichomycterus rosablanca isolate fTriRos1 chromosome 18, fTriRos1.hap1, whole genome shotgun sequence, the proteins below share one genomic window:
- the ltn1 gene encoding E3 ubiquitin-protein ligase listerin, which translates to MGGKNKQRTKGNVRPSSSGRAAELLARESGVVPGFIGFGISTSNDPGYVPAVHGAEEIDNLVDADFRLVLRKLSKRDVVTKLKAVQEFGAMCQERDSDTVKGVLPYWPRIYCKISLDHDRRVREATQQAFEQLILKVKRNLAPYLKGIMGHWLIAQCDTYVPAASAASVAFQAAFPLNKQPEALSFCRDEVLNVLQDNLLKETADTLSDPQSVPEEEREAKYVRVLTSSLLALKKLLSSLPKSDYEACSQRLAHIIEQAKFWKYSKHKSPQLRGAFFETVAALCELTPQLLQAEAPRACSAVLLSIDDSDPMVLPPLWEAVLHVLSSIQDCWTHVSARKGVLPKLWALLKDGGRGLATALHPNMLPFISKLPAEVTEPTLDFCNTFISSIIQGLSSERALGSPSECAAIVFATMECLRFLLLQNSGEEPEQRGIQNALISQQLLPLIEKALGSQALQSGPLFHQITEMLVSWEKRAAGNEAATFRRLLADFWEGLGSLCVRWVDREEPQVEQLALKGIASLLQIMHNPASCAAKCRRKKAVKICLSEQEGKAQVEENLSQTPEMETLQVQEMQESPLRSSHLLDLVCQLAELNMVYVSERCSERHLRFLALLLQAFPKAQVFQTLLKPEDVKLEAELQPELRSLFGNPAICFLLQRVVVWLRQDDRKDTEFLVDMVFSALKCCDSRAEQTLILNHITVDLKWGVILQIIQKACADAGCLEMCAGWLKGSVLGERLVGLAGELCAIWLKGSPSNSSSVTQHDHSWPLISLALSQQHNNESLIGKAYVEQIIALLHATLSEAKGMSDAGNMEPLVSFISDVAFNFFSSLKGCLVLAAAEELLLTIFRLCAQDPTQTHLSDALLQKLKNTYTAGVYSLVTQFGAGLTKGTFLHSAAVWVKNQLLTSSLNVKSLQVLVQAVQTMTETVVSAQPGGNLVSQFICCLTPTDEEWTSLRQALPSQWVKRPILHGCLRANCECPCVEVWKVKALGRLPVHLCVSALLGKIIFTAVPVDEQQVETETSELPDLSYTVAEILYALQWCEEMADSPAMVSDYHKLLKDWDIAMTPHTENSARVGLLETLFTRSREEGALWSLTLESYIRNSKPVCSAIKGLYDNVESFFPLSEKNLNTIQVLCPYLATTEREALVALSIAELLNWQEKKQDCAESVWACLAVLHSCLQTETPFEEEILLAVIATMLEWRNSKEDWFLFNRDLGKATSPQLSLCVEMMRFLCWVVKHSPTVLDSTHWDFLLCSMMAWLETASESSRAFWNPWVQQFVLANCELIVSLTELFTAMPAGVVEKLPSELNSEWQEFFVEGIHSLFLPLLVKIPVEFSEPDELTFPVAVVEAVGEALTHIPVQLLTHNTLPARFVADQKSNLPDALQTLLNTLTPLLLFKSRPLQLAVYHILHKVMPLLPESDHESANAKSEDEDDKEPSLPPPAAIMRILTATEELLENILGNVQVGEFAVVQPLSMEHCCILGYLLAWKLLLTFFKAAPSQLRVQYSLHLKRSRSLHKLLLHLFRLMPENPMLPGQPIDSVSRETKSFFTESLSLSLQQKQCLQSEVPHLACSVYYSALKDLPAMVRLWWNSQEKRVVSTVDKFTSKYVSSVLSAQEIASVQSSTQTFDSMTVKARSATREVIATYSVDDIFIELVIQLPQNYPLGSITVESGRRVGVAVQQWRNWMLQLSTYLTHQNGSIMEGLSLWKNNVDKRFEGVEDCMICFSVIHGSNYSLPKKACRTCKKKFHSACLYKWFTSSNKSTCPLCRETFF; encoded by the exons atgggCGGTAAAAATAAACAGAGGACTAAAGGAAATGTTCGG CCATCCAGCAGTGGGAGAGCAGCAGAATTATTAGCTCGGGAAAGTGGCGTCGTTCCTGGATTCATTGGATTCGGGATTTCAACCTCAAATGACCCAGGATATGTGCCTGCAGTCCATGGGGCAGAGGAAATAGACAATCTGGTGGATGCAGATTTTCGTCTGGTGTTGAGAAAATTGTCAAAGAGAGACGTTGTGACAAAATTAAAG GCGGTACAAGAATTTGGAGCTATGTGTCAAGAGCGTGATTCAGACACAGTAAAAGGGGTTCTTCCGTATTGGCCGCGTATTTACTGCAAAATATCACTA GATCATGACCGACGAGTTCGAGAAGCCACACAGCAGGCATTTGAGCAGCTGATTCTGAAAGTCAAGCGAAACCTCGCCCCGTACCTTAAAGGAATAATGGGCCACTGGCTTATAGCTCAGTGTGACACCTATGTTCCTGCTGCATCCGCTGCTAGTGTTGCCTTTCAGGCTGCCTTCCCCCTCAACAAACAGCCAGAGGCTCTCAGCTTCTGCAGAGATGAAGTTCTTAAT gTGCTTCAGGATAATTTGTTGAAGGAGACAGCAGACACGCTCAGTGACCCACA GAGTGTGCCAGAGGAGGAGCGAGAGGCCAAATATGTGCGTGTTCTGACCAGCTCCCTGCTGGCCCTAAAAAAGCTGCTTTCATCTTTACCCAAGTCTGATTACGAAGCCTGTAGTCAGCGGCTGGCTCACATCATTGAACAGGCTAAGTTTTGGAAGTACAGcaagcacaaatccccacag CTCAGAGGGGCGTTCTTCGAGACAGTAGCTGCTCTGTGTGAATTAACTCCTCAGCTTCTTCAGGCTGAGGCACCTCGAGCCTGTTCTGCTGTGCTCCTCAGTATAGATGATTCGGACCCGATGGTCCTTCCGCCACTGTGGGAGGCTGTGCTACATGTTCTCAGCAGCATACAG GACTGTTGGACACATGTCAGTGCTAGGAAAGGGGTTTTACCCAAGCTGTGGGCACTGTTAAAAGATGGGGGTAGGGGCCTTGCCACAGCTCTGCACCCCAACATGCTTCCCTTTATCAGCAaactgccagcagaggtcaccgaGCCCACACTTGACTTTTGTAACACGTTTATCTCTTCCATCATACAAGG TCTGTCCAGTGAGCGTGCATTAGGCAGTCCTTCCGAATGTGCAGCCATCGTCTTTGCTACCATGGAGTGTCTGCGATTCCTTCTACTGCAGAATTCAGGAGAGGAGCCGGAGCAGCGAGGCATTCAGAATGCACTCATCTCACAGCAG CTCCTGCCTTTGATAGAGAAAGCTCTAGGAAGCCAGGCTTTGCAAAGCGGACCTCTCTTCCATCAGATCACAGAGATGCTGGTCTCGTGGGAGAAGCGAGCAGCCGGGAACGAGGCCGCCACATTCCGGAGGCTTCTGGCAGACTTCTGGGAGGGTTTAGGCAGCCTTTGCGTGCGCTGGGTAGATCGCGAGGAGCCGCAGGTGGAGCAGCTGGCACTGAAGGGCATAGCCTCTCTACTGCAGATCATGCACAACCCAGCCAGCTGCGCCGCAAAGTGCAGACGGAAGAAGGCTGTCAAAATCTGCCTCTCGGAGCAGGAAGGGAAGGCCCAAGTGGAGGAAAATCTAAGCCAAACACCAGAGATGGAGACCTTACAGGTGCAGGAGATGCAGGAATCTCCCCTGAGAAGCAGCCACCTGCTGGATCTGGTTTGCCAGCTGGCCGAGCTGAACATGGTGTATGTAAGCGAGCGCTGCTCAGAGAGACACCTGCGATTCCTGGCTCTGCTGCTCCAGGCATTCCCAAAAGCTCAAGTGTTCCAGACACTGCTGAAGCCTGAGGATGTGAAGCTGGAAGCGGAATTGCAgccagagctgcgttcattgtTCGGGAACCCAGCCATCTGTTTCCTCCTGCAGAGGGTGGTGGTGTGGCTCAGGCAGGACGATAGGAAGGATACAGAATTTctagtggacatggtgtttagtGCCCTGAAATGCTGCGATTCAAGAGCAGAACAGACTCTCATCCTCAACCACATCACC gTAGACCTGAAATGGGGTGTAATTCTACAGATCATCCAAAAG GCATGTGCTGATGCTGGTTGTTTGGAGATGTGTGCAGGATGGTTGAAAGGCTCAGTGTTGGGTGAGCGCTTGGTAGGTCTGGCTGGTGAACTGTGCGCCATTTGGCTGAAAGGTTCACCCTCCAACTCTTCCAGCGTGACCCAGCACGACCACAGCTGGCCGCTCATCAGTCTGGCGCTCTCTCAGCAACACAATAATG AATCTCTGATTGGTAAGGCGTATGTGGAGCAGATCATTGCACTGCTGCATGCTACACTGTCAGAGGCGAAGGGCATGTCTGACGCTGGTAACATGGAACCACTGGTCTCCTTCATATCAGATGTGGCTTTTAACTTCTTCTCTTCGCTGAAAGGCTGCCTCGTCCTGGCCGCCGCTGAGGAGCTGCTGCTCACCATCTTCCGGCTGTGTGCCCAGGACCCGACGCAAACACACCTCTCAG ATGCTTTGTTGCAGAAGCtaaaaaatacatacactgCTGGTGTGTACTCACTGGTCACCCAGTTTGGTGCTGGCCTAACAAAGGGCACCTTCCTCCACAGTGCTGCAGTCTGGGTCAAGAACCAACTTCTCACCTCTAGCCTTAATGTAAAAAG TCTTCAGGTGCTGGTACAGGCGGTCCAGACTATGACCGAAACAGTGGTCTCGGCCCAGCCGGGGGGAAATCTGGTATCTCAGTTCATCTGCTGCCTTACTCCTACAGATGAGGAGTGGACCTCACTCAGACAGGCCCTGCCCTCTCAG TGGGTAAAGCGTCCCATACTGCATGGATGTTTGAGAGCGAATTGTGAGTGTCCctgtgtggaagtgtggaaGGTGAAGGCACTTGGCAGACTCCCCGTACACCTCTGTGTCAGCGCTTTGCTGGGAAAGATTATCTTCACTGCAGTACCTGTGGATGAACAACAGGTGGAGACAGAGACATCAGAGCTGCCTGATCTCAGCTACACAG TGGCAGAAATCCTTTATGCACTGCAGTGGTGTGAGGAGATGGCAGACAGCCCTGCCATGGTGTCCGATTATCACAAACTGCTCAAAGACTGGGACATAGCTATGACGCCACACACAGAGAACTCAGCCAGAGTTGGACTTCTAGAAACCCTGTTCACAAG ATCACGAGAAGAGGGTGCCCTCTGGTCCCTGACTCTGGAAAGCTACATTCGGAATTCCAAACCTGTCTGCAGTGCCATTAAGGGTCTCTATGATAATGTGGAAAG TTTCTTCCCTCTGTCAGAGAAAAATTTAAACACTATCCAGGTGCTCTGTCCATATCTGGCTACTACAGAAAGAGAGGCACTTGTTGCACTGTCCATTGCTGAACTGCTGAACtggcaggaaaaaaaacaagactgTGCTGAAA gtgTTTGGGCGTGTTTGGCCGTTCTGCACAGCTGTCTGCAGACTGAGACTCCTTTTGAGGAGGAGATTCTGCTGGCTGTCATAGCCACCATGCTGGAGTGGCGAAACAGCAAAGAGGATTGGTTTCTTTTTAACCG TGACCTGGGCAAAGCAACTTCGCCACAGCTGTCCCTGTGTGTAGAGATGATGCGATTTCTGTGCTGGGTAGTGAAGCATTCACCCACAGTTCTCGACAGTACTCACTGGGACTTCCTTCTCTGCTCTATGATGGCCTGGTTGGAG ACTGCCAGTGAGAGCAGCAGGGCTTTCTGGAATCCATGGGTGCAGCAGTTTGTGCTTGCTAACTGTGAGCTAATTGTTTCCCTGACTGAGCTCTTTACAGCCATGCCTGCTGGCGTGGTCGAGAAGCTGCCATCGGAGCTCAACTCAGAATGGCAGGAGTTCTTTGTGGAGGGAATCCACTCCTTATTCCTGCCCCTGTTAGTCAAAATTCCTG TGGAGTTCTCAGAGCCGGATGAGCTGACGTTTCCCGTGGCTGTGGTGGAGGCAGTGGGTGAAGCTCTCACGCATATTCCTGTCCAGCTgctcacacacaacacactgcCAGCTCGTTTTGTGGCTGACCAAAAAAGCAACCTGCCCGATGCCCTGCAGACGCTGCTCAACACACTCACACCACTGCTTCTGTTCAAGAGCCGGCCACTGCAGCTCGCTGTCTACCACATACTTCACAA GGTGATGCCTTTACTACCAGAAAGTGACCATGAAAGTGCCAATGCCAaatctgaagatgaagatgacaAAGAGCCATCCCT GCCTCCTCCAGCTGCAATAATGAGAATACTCACAGCCACAGAGGAGCTGTTGGAGAATATTTTGGGTAATGTACAGGTGGGCGAGTTTGCTGTTGTGCAGCCCCTCAGCATGGAGCACTGTTGCATTCTGGGATATCTGTTGGCTTGGAAACTGCTTCTCACCTTTTTCAAAGCTGCACCTTCTCAG CTACGTGTCCAGTACTCTTTGCATTTAAAGAGGAGTCGTTCACTGCACAAGCTGTTACTTCATCTTTTTCGGCTCATGCCGGAGAACCCAATGCTCCCTGGACAGCCCATAGATTCAGTCAGCAGAGAGACCAAAAGCTTCTTCACTGAGAGTCTGTCACTTTCCCTGCAGC AAAAGCAATGCTTGCAGTCTGAGGTTCCACACTTGGCCTGCTCTGTGTACTACAGTGCTCTGAAGGACCTGCCAGCGATGGTGCGTCTGTGGTGGAACAGTCAGGAGAAGCGTGTAGTGAGCACTGTAGACAAATTCACCAGTAAATATGTGAGCAGCGTGCTGTCGGCCCAGGAGATTGCCTCAGTCCAGTCCAGCACGCAGACCTTTGACAGCATGACG GTTAAAGCGCGTTCGGCCACCCGAGAGGTTATAGCGACGTACTCTGTGGATGACATCTTTATTGAGTTAGTGATTCAGCTACCTCAGAACTATCCTCTGGGCTCCATCACTGTGGAGAGCGGCCGCAGGGTCGGAGTGGCGGTTCAGCAGTGGCGCAATTGGATGCTGCAACTCAGCACTTACCTTACACATCAG AACGGCAGTATCATGGAAGGACTGTCTCTGTGGAAGAATAACGTTGATAAGCGCTTCGAGGGAGTGGAGGACTGCATGATCTGCTTCTCTGTCATCCACGGTTCCAACTATTCACTTCCCAAGAAAGCCTGTCGCACATGTAAAAAGAAGTTCCACTCAGCGTGTTTG TATAAATGGTTCACATCAAGCAACAAATCCACATGCCCCCTGTGCAGAGAAACCTTTTTCTAA